cgtgagagagagagcacgagagagatagtgagagagagagagcaagcgagagagagagagagcgagacagatggagagagagagagagagcgagcgagccccgGCAGCAATCTCACCGTCTTCAGCaagagcgctgtcttgctctctctccctcgcgcatattaatcaattgacacgatggtgtcgatgtttaaatcctttaaaatgagaatgtaattgTGCTCATcatatatcgcaatatatatcgcagaaaaataaaatatcgcaatgtaattttttcccaatatcgtgcagccctaattcagCATCAATTCTGAGATTTTCCGATTCTTTCTCGAGTCGATTCTGAGTTTGgttttgaacagcagatggcgttgcatgctttagaaacagcCGTACTCTGCTAATTTCCGAATCCTTACACATACTTGAACCttaaataatcattcataaaattaaataaggTTGAAGCAAACTACAAGGGTGTTCACAGTGGGCTGCGTTTACTAATCTCGCGGTCATGAAAGTATtcttcttcatgagcatttgagtgCATGGATTAAAAACTAGAgtagagcgccatctgctgttacaATCTAAGCATCACTTCCAGAGAGAATCGcaaatatatatgcatgtttatatgtctatatatgcatgtttatatgactatatatgcatgtttatatctatatatgcatgtttatatgtctatatatgcatgtttatgtctatatatgcatgtttatgtctatatatgcatgtttatatgtctatatatgcatgtttatatgtcaataaaagcctaaattaaatgtttatgacagcattttttacaatttaagctTTACTTCAAACCCCCAGCATCCAGAGTCCCTGAACACCCAAAAAAGCTTTTACCGTGTGAAGCAGGCGAGCGTCTCTCACCTGAGCGATGGCGCTCCAGTCCTCGGCTCTGTTCCAAACACAGCTCTCCCTGCGTGCTGTTGCAGGCCGTGCTCAGGTCCGTCTTGCAGTAGGACGGTGAGCTGGTCTGCACCGCCTGAGGGATGTGCTTCTTTCTCTTCTTAGGGAGCTTCTGTTTGGCCATGGCAAGCGAGTAATACATACCGAAGTTATTGACGATGACGGGCACAGGCATGGCTATGGTCAGCACTCCGGCGAGGGCACAGAGCGCGCCGACAACCATCCCTGACCACGTCTGTGGGTACATGTCTCCGTAGCCCAGAGTGGTCATGGTGACCACGGCCCACCAGAAGCCGATGGGGATGTTCTTGAACATAGTGTGGTGGCTGGCCGTGGGGTCGGTGGGACTGGCTCCGATCCGCTCTGCGTAGTAGATCATGGTGGCAAAGATGAGGACGCCCAGCGCGAGGAAGATGATGAGGAGCAGGAACTCGTTAGTGCTCGCTCGGAGGGTGTGTCCCAATACACGCAGACCGACGAAGTGCCGCGTCAGCTTGAAGATCCTCAAGATGCGCACGAAGCGGACCACGCGCAAGAAACCCAAGACGTCTTTTGCGGCTTTAGAGGAAAGTCCGCTCAAGCCCACCTCCAGGTAAAAGGGCAGAATGGCCACGAAGTCTATGATGTTCAGGATGCTCTTGACGAACTCCAGCTTGTCCGGGCTGAAGGTGACGCGCACCAGGAACTCGAAGGTGAACCACAGCACGCAGACGCCCTCCACGTAGGTGAGCGCCGGGTCCGTCTCGATCTCGTACTGCTGGCTGAAGTCCGTGAAGGAGTCGTTGTGAAACGCCTCTGTCTTGTTGATGATGGTGTTGAAGGCCTCGTGTGTCTCCAGGCAGAAGGTCGTGATGGAGACCAGGATGAAGAACAAGGAGGCAAACGCGATGAACTGGGAAGAGAAAGAAACAACTgttattcagttattcaatgtGTATTTATCCTTGTTTTCACATGAGAGAGAGGAAGGACTGTTTGGGAAGGTATATGTATTGATTTACTGCTCAGCTGTGCAAGGTATAAAAAATTGCATTGCGCTTTTGATAAGTCCCTCCAgcactgttattatgacaatgcCACGCACACCGAAGCTAAACAGTCTTCAGTATCTTGGCTGGTCATCGGGTGTGTAATATTTAATGTCAATAAACGCCGTCAAATGAGTGAGTCAGACCATACAGCAGCTGCGTTCAGCCCACACATCACCTTTATTATTCAGAAATCACACATCAACACAGACCCGCGGGCCGTCACTCAAACACACATAACACACTTTATATTACCCTCAATTATACTTGTTACTGCACTACAGCCAGAAATCATCTGCAACCGCTAGAATAAAGCTAGAAAATACCGCCaaaaacatattacaaaatatagccaaataagatatttttatttatttaacaacatatttaaaatgtatttattatgttatggtttatttattttacaaataacaatgatattatatatgcaatattttatttatttgaatagatATTTTGGATTATAAAATATAGCCAAActatatattttgcatattttatattgtaaaatatatatagccCAAAAATATAATCAgagatttataaatatttaagttaataacatataaaaaattatattagttatatatgCATGGTtacaggtttatttttttaataattctaaaATGTGTAATATCTTAATTATTTGAACTCACTCttaattatttgataaattatacatacattatacatacaaacataaaatatatttgatattataaaatatagCCCATAAATTTGCATAGTTTATtttctataatataaaatatagccaaaaaatatataagagagatttataaatatttaataaaaaaaaaatatatattgtaacactaaaaaaaaattataatatgtaaaatgtttattttttatataaataattctttgtaataatttattgAAATCAGACGAGCTATACATACAAaacataaactatattttaaatactttgtataataaaatatagccaatacattgtatatattttatattataaacttataaactatattataacttatttaaatatttttaaattagaattttatatttatatgcattatattgtaggtttaaaaaaaagtctaattgaTTATgtattga
The DNA window shown above is from Carassius carassius chromosome 26, fCarCar2.1, whole genome shotgun sequence and carries:
- the kcnc2 gene encoding potassium voltage-gated channel subfamily C member 2 isoform X3, which produces MGKFDEHERVILNVGGTRHETYRTTLKTLPGTRLALLASESDLESVLDQLQQVPGFIEYNARSNEYFFDRHPGVFAYVLNYYRTGKLHCPADVCGPLFEEELSFWGIDETDVEPCCWMTYRQHRDAEEALEVFEMNVDNDEDDEYGKRLGIEEVVSADGTGSRWRKWQPVIWNLFEDPYSSRAARFIAFASLFFILVSITTFCLETHEAFNTIINKTEAFHNDSFTDFSQQYEIETDPALTYVEGVCVLWFTFEFLVRVTFSPDKLEFVKSILNIIDFVAILPFYLEVGLSGLSSKAAKDVLGFLRVVRFVRILRIFKLTRHFVGLRVLGHTLRASTNEFLLLIIFLALGVLIFATMIYYAERIGASPTDPTASHHTMFKNIPIGFWWAVVTMTTLGYGDMYPQTWSGMVVGALCALAGVLTIAMPVPVIVNNFGMYYSLAMAKQKLPKKRKKHIPQAVQTSSPSYCKTDLSTACNSTQGELCLEQSRGLERHRSGERRSPASHVLSADCSAGSDITMSPEERIPMRLSSTREQDHHTEDTCFMLAASEYTCTADAAICKTGSDSVSLQ
- the kcnc2 gene encoding potassium voltage-gated channel subfamily C member 2 isoform X1 gives rise to the protein MGKFDEHERVILNVGGTRHETYRTTLKTLPGTRLALLASESDLESVLDQLQQVPGFIEYNARSNEYFFDRHPGVFAYVLNYYRTGKLHCPADVCGPLFEEELSFWGIDETDVEPCCWMTYRQHRDAEEALEVFEMNVDNDEDDEYGKRLGIEEVVSADGTGSRWRKWQPVIWNLFEDPYSSRAARFIAFASLFFILVSITTFCLETHEAFNTIINKTEAFHNDSFTDFSQQYEIETDPALTYVEGVCVLWFTFEFLVRVTFSPDKLEFVKSILNIIDFVAILPFYLEVGLSGLSSKAAKDVLGFLRVVRFVRILRIFKLTRHFVGLRVLGHTLRASTNEFLLLIIFLALGVLIFATMIYYAERIGASPTDPTASHHTMFKNIPIGFWWAVVTMTTLGYGDMYPQTWSGMVVGALCALAGVLTIAMPVPVIVNNFGMYYSLAMAKQKLPKKRKKHIPQAVQTSSPSYCKTDLSTACNSTQGELCLEQSRGLERHRSGERRSPASHVLSADCSAGSDITMSPEERIPMRLSSTREQDHHTEDTCFMLAASEYTCTADAAICKTATVSPLADVQFISARDGEGGASRDSDGFDELDWTVWNRISL
- the kcnc2 gene encoding potassium voltage-gated channel subfamily C member 2 isoform X2 encodes the protein MGKFDEHERVILNVGGTRHETYRTTLKTLPGTRLALLASESDLESVLDQLQQVPGFIEYNARSNEYFFDRHPGVFAYVLNYYRTGKLHCPADVCGPLFEEELSFWGIDETDVEPCCWMTYRQHRDAEEALEVFEMNVDNDEDDEYGKRLGIEEVVSADGTGSRWRKWQPVIWNLFEDPYSSRAARFIAFASLFFILVSITTFCLETHEAFNTIINKTEAFHNDSFTDFSQQYEIETDPALTYVEGVCVLWFTFEFLVRVTFSPDKLEFVKSILNIIDFVAILPFYLEVGLSGLSSKAAKDVLGFLRVVRFVRILRIFKLTRHFVGLRVLGHTLRASTNEFLLLIIFLALGVLIFATMIYYAERIGASPTDPTASHHTMFKNIPIGFWWAVVTMTTLGYGDMYPQTWSGMVVGALCALAGVLTIAMPVPVIVNNFGMYYSLAMAKQKLPKKRKKHIPQAVQTSSPSYCKTDLSTACNSTQGELCLEQSRGLERHRSVLSADCSAGSDITMSPEERIPMRLSSTREQDHHTEDTCFMLAASEYTCTADAAICKTATVSPLADVQFISARDGEGGASRDSDGFDELDWTVWNRISL